In Phragmites australis chromosome 17, lpPhrAust1.1, whole genome shotgun sequence, the following are encoded in one genomic region:
- the LOC133897695 gene encoding uncharacterized protein LOC133897695 yields the protein MFKNTFQSGFLSILYSLGTKPLQIWDKEVVNGHIKRPQDEDIQSNVLEIIGTNVQSTYITCPADPSATLGIKLPFLAIVVKNLKKYFTFEIQVLDDKNVRRRFRASNFQSVTRVKPYICTMPLKLEDGWNNIQLNLADLTKRAYGTNYVETLRVQVHANCRLRRIYFSDRLYSEEELPPEFKLYLPIQKS from the exons ATGTTCAAGAATACATTTCAGTCTGGGTTCCTTTCCATTCTTTATAGCCTCGG GACCAAGCCATTGCAGATATGGGACAAGGAAG TTGTGAATGGGCACATTAAACGACCTCAGGATGAAGATATCCAGTCTAATGTACTTGAGATCATTGGAACAAATGTACAGTCAACTTACATTACATGCCCAGCTGATCCTTCTGCTACCCTTGGAATCAAGCTTCCATTTTTGGCCATTGTTGTGAAAAATCTTAAGAAGTACTTCACATTTGAGATCCAAGTTCTGGATGATAAGAATGTTCGTCGACGATTTCGAGCATCAAATTTTCAA TCTGTTACTAGAGTGAAGCCATATATCTGCACAATGCCGTTGAAGCTTGAAGATGGCTGGAACAACATTCAGTTAAATCTAGCTGATTTGACAAAAAGAGCGTACGGCACAAATTATGTTGAGACACTCCGAGTGCAAGTTCATGCCAATTGCCGACTTCGCAGAATTTACTTCTCTGATCGCCTCTACTCAGAGGAGGAGCTGCCACCTGAGTTCAAGCTCTACCTTCCTATTCAA AAATCATAG
- the LOC133896711 gene encoding cysteine-rich and transmembrane domain-containing protein WIH2-like: MSYQKVPESYPPPGYSQPYPPPGGQYPPPQAPPQGPYYPPPGYQGYFSDGQQPYGYPPPHGGHHHGHHHHHDDHHHNHHGHHHHHEEDDCCLGFLKGWLAALCCCCILDECCCCCCF; this comes from the exons ATGAGCTACCAGAAGGTCCCTGAGTCCTACCCGCCACCAG GGTACTCGCAGCCGTACCCGCCGCCGGGCGGGCAGTACCCTCCGCCCCAGGCTCCGCCGCAGGGGCCGTACTACCCGCCTCCGGGGTACCAGGGCTACTTCAGTGACGGGCAGCAGCCCTATGGCTACCCGCCGCCGCACGGGGGACATCACCACGgccaccatcaccaccatgACGACCACCACCATAATCACCATggtcatcaccaccaccacgagGAGGACGACTGCTGCCTTGGCTTCCTTAAAGGATG GTTGGCCGCtctttgctgctgctgcatacTGGATgagtgttgctgctgctgctgcttctga